The genomic DNA GCCATGGGACTTCGGTCATGCCCGACAATCGCGCATTGGAGAGTCGAACTGGGGCAGTCACACCGGCGAGGTGGCCTGGGTCCAGGACGGGTCCTCGATCCGGTGCAGGCGTCCGGCCCCGGTCAGCGCGGCGCGCAGGGTCAACGCCTTGCGCCGTGCTGGGGCCAGCCGGTGTTCCGGCGCCTCGCGCAGGATTTCCGCGCCGTAGGCGTCGGCCACCATCAGGCCGCAGTCGTCGGGAATCAGTTCCGGCGGAAAGGCGTCGTCCACGGCGAAGTAGAAGGCGTCGCACCAGTCCCGGTACTCCGGCCATTTCTGGTCGGAGCGGAAGTCGGCCACGCAGCTTTTCACCTCGACGATGATGACGGTGCCCGCGCCGTCCATCGCCAGGACGTCGGCGCGGCGCCCGCTGGCCAACCGGAACTCCGCCATGCTGACGAAGCCGCGCGCGGCCAGCGCCCGGCGCACCCCACGGAAGATCGGGACGGCACCGCCCGCCGAGAGCGGCGGCTCGTCGCCTTGCAACAGGATATCAGCCATTATAAACGGAACAGTTCAAGAACGAAACGGCACAATGACCCGGCTTCGCGGCTTTGCCAAGGGACTTCTGCCGAATCCGGGCCGCGCGAAAGGGGCAGGCGCGGGTTCAAGCCATGCCGAGGGGAGCACCATGTGAGGCGGCGTGAGGCAGGCTGCGCCGAGGCGGGAACATCAGAATGGCGGTCGTGCCGGCGCCGGGCTCGCTGTACAGGTCCAGGCGTCCGCCGTGCATCTCCATCAGCCGCTTGACCACGGGAAGGCCGATGCCGGTCCCGGTGGTGCCGCGGGGAACGGACATGTCGGCGCTGCCGAAGGGTTCCAGGACGCGGGCCATCTCGTCCTCGGCGATGCCGGCCCCGGTGTCGGCCACCATCAGCCCGATCCCGCCGTCCGGCATGGGGCTGGCCGACAGCATCACCTGCCCGCCCGACGGGGTGAACTTCACCGCGTTCGACAGCAGGTTGGTCAGCATCCGCTGAAGCGCCCGGGCGTCGCCGTAAAGCAGGGGCAGGTCGCCGGACAGATCCTCCCCGATGTCGACACCGCGGGCCGCGGCCTTGTCGCCCACCTGGGCCAGCGCCTGACGGGCGGCGTCGGCCACGTTGATGGCCTCCTCCTGCATTTCCGTCCGCGGGGTCTCGCTCTGCGACAGGTCGAGGATGCCGTCGATCAGCGACAGAAGATGCGTGCCGCTGGCGTGGATGTCCGCGGCGTAGCTGTGGTAGCGGGGGGAGCCGAGCGGGCCGAAGGTCTCCGCCAGCAGCACTTCGGAAAAGCCCAGCACCGCGTTCAGGGGGGTGCGCAGCTCATGA from Azospirillum brasilense includes the following:
- a CDS encoding MmcB family DNA repair protein; protein product: MADILLQGDEPPLSAGGAVPIFRGVRRALAARGFVSMAEFRLASGRRADVLAMDGAGTVIIVEVKSCVADFRSDQKWPEYRDWCDAFYFAVDDAFPPELIPDDCGLMVADAYGAEILREAPEHRLAPARRKALTLRAALTGAGRLHRIEDPSWTQATSPV
- a CDS encoding sensor histidine kinase, which translates into the protein MGGTGLTGDALAGAAMAALADGMGVLAAVHDATGAIGDFEWLTANRAAERLFGHALAGRRLRADDLQDGEEAGLFACLADCLAEKQAVRRLVTAPGGARWRIAAAPFDAGIAAPSVCVTLVELGPEVPAVPESDRAHRAKAEFLAHMSHELRTPLNAVLGFSEVLLAETFGPLGSPRYHSYAADIHASGTHLLSLIDGILDLSQSETPRTEMQEEAINVADAARQALAQVGDKAAARGVDIGEDLSGDLPLLYGDARALQRMLTNLLSNAVKFTPSGGQVMLSASPMPDGGIGLMVADTGAGIAEDEMARVLEPFGSADMSVPRGTTGTGIGLPVVKRLMEMHGGRLDLYSEPGAGTTAILMFPPRRSLPHAASHGAPLGMA